The following proteins are co-located in the Silene latifolia isolate original U9 population chromosome 1, ASM4854445v1, whole genome shotgun sequence genome:
- the LOC141607236 gene encoding uncharacterized protein LOC141607236, giving the protein MGSKLMIIQCKMIFWDKKQAISEKNKKNAAQRKARYHGSRGGYGGIEKKVRAIMKLNSMDSLFGCHQQKQLEWKIIKFMIKAPKTYSVEQIDEVPEIWAK; this is encoded by the exons ATGGGAAG CAAATTGATGATTATACAATGTAAAATGATCTTTTGGGATAAAAAACAGGCCATTAGTGAGAAAAACAAGAAGAATGCGGCTCAAAGGAAAGCACGATACCATGGTTCTCGAGGAGGATATGGGGGAATTGAGAAGAAAGTT AGGGCGATTATGAAGCTAAACTCTATGGATTCACTTTTCGGGTGTCACCAACAAAAACAACTTGAATGGAAAATAATAAAG TTCATGATTAAAGCTCCAAAGACATACTCGGTTGAGCAAATTGATGAGGTGCCGGAAATTTGGGCTAAATAG